A DNA window from Acropora palmata chromosome 12, jaAcrPala1.3, whole genome shotgun sequence contains the following coding sequences:
- the LOC141859272 gene encoding uncharacterized protein LOC141859272, giving the protein MAPLWLFSSTLAMFCQIIKLTEALQCGSEGSISGWMLQKHIYKTIHVDKGINCVQICQNDNRCQSLNFAMRLRICELNDRTKEARPEHFVPNPDRYYFKRYIKRVPLGSTMDMAAVSCKEIKASEKQVVSGKYWLSTIKPNMTLLAHCDMNTGDVDECTASSPMCHGNAFCNNTLGSYNCTCKPGYYGDGKTCKDVDECTASSPMCHESAFCNNTLGSYNCTCKPGYYGDGKICKDVDECAASSSMCHGNAFCNNTLGSYNCTCKPRYYGDGKTCKAFVAVFTNLGASGRLGPTSIGSHYRGKDHDGQVTLASGIQNWTVPISGEYQVEAIGASGGYDNLANSRQYRGRGARMIGTFSLIKGEIIQILIGQEGGINTVSRTSGGGGGSFVVRRGAIPLIIAGGGGGIESATARHSQCDASTSTTGNTGYKSLAGGSSGSGAQAFDSGNAGGGGGGFASSGRSGRHFSGSPGLTGGEGGKGFLQGGVGGRAYRNNPHGGFGGGAGAYGGGGGAGGGGGYSGGGSGKNITNSCGGGGGSYNAGKDKQSYCCYNTAGHGKVIITFLKSLQ; this is encoded by the exons ATGGCTCCTCTTTGGTTGTTCTCGTCAACTCTTGCTATGTTTTGTCAAATTATCAAGTTGACAGAAGCTCTGCAATGTGGGTCCGAAGGATCTATCTCAGGATGGATGTTACAAAAACACATCTACAAAACCATTCATGTAGACAAGGGCATCAATTGTGTGCAGATCTGTCAAAATGATAATCGATGTCAAAGTCTCAACTTTGCGATGCGTCTACGAATTTGTGAACTCAATGATCGCACCAAAGAAGCAAGACCAGAACACTTTGTTCCTAATCCGGACAGATATTATTTCAAACGATACATAAAACGAG TACCACTGGGATCCACCATGGATATGGCAGCCGTGTCttgcaaagaaattaaagcGAGCGAAAAACAAGTGGTCAGTGGCAAGTACTGGCTGTCTACTATTAAACCGAATATGACGTTACTCGCGCACTGTGATATGAATACAGGAG ATGTCGATGAATGTACGGCATCCTCTCCCATGTGCCACGGAAATGCCTTCTGCAACAACACTCTCGGCTCCTACAATTGCACTTGCAAACCGGGGTACTACGGAGATGGAAAAACTTGCAAAG ATGTCGATGAATGTACGGCATCCTCTCCCATGTGCCATGAAAGTGCCTTCTGCAATAACACTCTCGGCTCCTATAATTGCACTTGCAAACCGGGGTACTACGGAGATGGGAAAATTTGCAAAG ATGTCGATGAATGTGCGGCATCCTCTTCCATGTGCCACGGAAATGCCTTCTGCAACAACACTCTCGGCTCCTACAATTGCACTTGCAAACCGAGGTACTACGGAGATGGAAAAACTTGCAAAG CTTTTGTGGCAGTTTTTACGAATCTGGGTGCGAGTGGTAGATTGGGGCCAACTTCAATTGGAAGTCACTACAGAGGAAAAGATCACGACGGCCAAGTAACGTTGGCCAGCGGTATACAGAATTGGACTGTTCCGATTTCAGGCGAATATCAAGTTGAGGCAATAGGAGCTTCTGGGGGGTACGATAATTTGGCCAACAGCCGACAGTATAGGGGGAGAGGTGCCAGAATGATTGGAACGTTTAGCTTAATAAAAGGCGAAATCATTCAGATTCTCATTGGTCAAGAAGGCGGGATTAATACCGTAAGCCGTACTTCAGGGGGTGGTGGAGGCTCGTttgtagtcaggagaggggCAATACCTTTGATAATAGCCGGAGGGGGGGGAGGCATTGAATCTGCGACAGCGAGGCATTCACAATGCGATGCATCCACCTCAACCACTGGTAACACTGGGTACAAGTCCTTAGCAGGAGGCAGTAGTGGGAGTGGTGCACAGGCTTTTGACAGTGGCAATGCAG GAGGCGGTGGCGGCGGATTTGCTTCCAGTGGAAGGAGTGGCCGGCATTTTAGTGGTTCACCGGGATTGACAGGCGGAGAAGGTGGCAAAGGATTTCTTCAGGGAGGAGTGGGTGGCAGAGCCTACCGAAACAATCCTCATGGAGGATTTGGAGGGGGTGCTGGGGCTTATGGAGGCGGGGGTGGTGCGGGAGGGGGTGGAGGTTACTCTGGGGGaggaagtggaaaaaacataACTAACTCCTGTGGGGGTGGTGGAGGATCGTACAATGCTGGTAAAGACAAACAGAGCTATTGTTGTTACAACACCGCTGGGCATGGAAAGGTCATTATCACATTTCTGAAGAGTCTACAATAG
- the LOC141859287 gene encoding tetratricopeptide repeat protein 38-like isoform X1 has protein sequence MSYLHTHWRDLDAWKGEGLPLTTTSNEAAKMYDATVTQHTGWYDEPSVGGIEGSLSKMITADPDFVMGHVLSCGLDLISSGVGIHVDHALKQRMETLESLANKSNVSYREKLHAKAVKQWAEGSTAEACLTWEDILIEHPTDMFAVKMAHDSYFYLGYQAQMRDSIARVLPHWNEKKPLYSYLQGMYAFGLVETGFYSEAEKHALKALQLNPIDCWSTHAEAHVLEMQGRQDDGISFLSKTIDNWTMGAMLACHNYWHWAVYHIEKGEHQAALDIFDEEVGKRCHSGAMLDLVDASSLLYRLQMEGVDVTSRWKELFHLWESHPDDHILVFNDVHMLMCTLGAKNEDATLKLLGSLRDFIRDGSGTNWEISKDVGLAICEAFEQADKGKFDNAVEILKPARYKVVTIGGSNAQRDVFNLFLIHAALNSPKKQHHQLARSLLTERKAKKNNAPMTDRLMAQALALHAE, from the exons ATGTCATATTTACACACTCATTGGAGAGATCTTGAC GCTTGGAAAGGGGAAGGACTGCCTCTTACAACAACCAGTAATGAGGCAGCAAAAATGTACGATGCTACAGTAACTCAG CACACAGGGTGGTATGATGAGCCCAGTGTTGGTGGCATTGAAGGTTCTTTGTCTAAGATGATCACAGCAGACCCTGATTTTG TTATGGGTCATGTGCTGTCTTGTGGGCTGGACCTGATATCATCTGGTGTAGGTATTCATGTGGATCATGCGCTGAAACAACGAATGGAGACCCTTGAGTCATTAGCTAACAAGAGTAACGTCAGTTATCGAGAGAAGctgcatgcaaaggctgtgAAACAGTGGGCGGAGGG AAGCACTGCTGAAGCCTGTCTTACATGGGAGGATATACTAATAGAACACCCAACGGACATGTTTGCTGTGAAAATGGCTCACGACTCGTACTTCTACTTGGGTTACCAAGCTCAGATGAGAGATTCTATCGCGCGAGTGCTTCCTCATTGGAACGAAAAAAAGCCTCTGTATAG TTATCTTCAAGGAATGTACGCCTTTGGTTTAGTAGAAACAGGATTCTACAGCGAGGCGGAGAAACACGCATTAAAG GCTTTGCAATTGAATCCAATTGACTGCTGGAGCACACATGCCGAAGCGCACGTGTTAGAGATGCAAGGACGTCAAGACGATGGCATTTCATTCTTGAGCAAAACGATCGACAACTGGACG ATGGGCGCCATGTTGGCTTGTCATAATTATTGGCACTGGGCTGTTTACCATATTGAGAAG GGGGAACATCAGGCGGCGCTGGATATTTTTGATGAAGag GTCGGAAAGCGATGCCATTCGGGTGCTATGCTGGATTTAGTGGATGCATCTTCGCTCCTTTACAGACTTCAAATGGAAG gTGTGGATGTAACCAGCCGCTGGAAGGAGCTTTTTCACCTCTGGGAGTCACACCCCGATGATCACATTTTA GTTTTCAATGATGTCCATATGCTAATGTGTACACTGGGCGCCAAGAACGAAGATGCCACGCTGAAACTTTTAGGATCCCTAAGAGACTTTATCAG GGATGGTTCGGGCACAAATTGGGAAATTTCCAAAGATGTTGGACTTGCTATTTGTGAAGCATTCGAACAGGCCGATAAG gGAAAGTTCGATAACGCTGTTGAAATTCTAAAACCTGCTCGCTATAAAGTGGTAACCATAGGCGGAAGTAACGCACAG CGTGATGTCTTCAACTTGTTTCTTATTCATGCCGCGCTGAATTCACCCAAGAAACAGCATCATCAATTGGCAAG GAGTTTATTGACAgagagaaaagcaaagaagaacAATGCGCCGATGACTGACAGATTAATGGCCCAAGCTTTAGCATTGCATGCCGAGTAG
- the LOC141859605 gene encoding uncharacterized protein LOC141859605: MAQIDEDIVHVELERNSPIKTQEGMTLVSIDNDNNKFVAGQRENGKWTQKNHSAQISRQEKKDLYTKLDDILLAGLHGDFEFCPGHAVDRLEMVQFLTSVVHRHLRDFPELQQILDLRDTVLTSRVKRAFPGVEYKRKQVKEDNGKKVWLYVNIRRKSRKPMEHSSGSKSTYIYSSSPAVSMTTASTPRPLRVQGDPPSIVDSSPCSSSSFAVDGLAGIWRQWAPLPSDASFDVSFSREDRVEDEFDTALDGEILPKCPCFHLIFSCLLFFFEPKKPLDSFGHQNPSRGITPLTRFAWFSKEPQKTDETELARPTDQSENVEEEMQRAWEWKIRNVTEERNQALQERNQALAAFMELEKKFSEAIRTIEMLRLNKLRMRSAENASRKSKNESRSDDFSASSSGVDDFLFNCRDTRGDRVRDVERDESVCSHERCDFSLLQGIVTEAKEECDFLLKRLEIVKGERNSYLNRLHALEKDNQRLRDSVCGRHSGLSNNGFLDISLRLQTTCQDESSSKEALKSVLSHLRSKRKQVTPSRLNKFPKCDHSNLKEGNIFEGRGPRFEKCLSPSPSTSVASRFSSPWKPRLSSVSPENEIEKIDDGKVKGVTKGNLGSEGYQSTEESFALPSRSDEI; encoded by the exons ATGGCTCAAATTGATGAGGACATAGTTCATGTGGAACTTGAAAGGAATTCTCCGATAAAAACACAGGAAG GCATGACATTGGTATCTAttgacaatgataataataaatttgttgCTGGGCAGagggaaaatggaaaatggaCGCAAAAGA ATCATAGTGCTCAAATATCACGTCAGGAAAAGAAAGACTTATACACTAAGCTTGATGACATCTTGCTAGCCGGCTTGCACGgagattttgaattttgtccaGGACATGCTGTCGACCGCCTGGAAATGGTGCAATTCCTGACCAGTGTGGTTCATAGACATTTGCGAGACTTTCCTGAGCTTCAACAGATTTTGGATCTCCGAGACACAGTCCTCACCAGCCGTGTAAAGCGAGCTTTTCCAGGGGTTGAATATAAACGGAAGCAAGTTAAAGAAGATAACGGCAAAAAAGT CTGGTTATACGTAAATATCAGAAGAAAATCTCGTAAACCCATGGAGCACAGTTCAG GATCAAAATCGACTTATATTTATTCATCAAGTCCAGCTGTATCCATGACTACGGCCTCGACTCCACGCCCCTTACGCGTGCAAGGCGATCCACCATCTATTGTAGACTCCAGTCCATGCTCTTCAAGTTCTTTTGCTGTAGATGGCTTGGCGGGGATCTGGCGTCAATGGGCTCCGCTGCCCTCCGATGCTAGTTTCGATGTGTCATTTAGCAGAGAAGATCGGGTGGAGGACGAATTCGACACTGCATTAGATGGCGAAATTTTGCCGAAGTG TCCATGCTTCCATTTGATATTctcttgtttgcttttcttttttgaaccCAAAAAGCCGCTTGATTCCTTTGGACACCAGAATCCATCCAGAGGAATTACACCACTGACCAGGTTTGCTTGGTTTTCGAAGGAACCACAG AAGACTGACGAAACCGAGCTAGCGCGACCCACCGACCAATCAGAGAACGTTGAAGAAGAAATGCAGAGGGCCTGGGAATGGAAAATCAGGAATGTCACGGAAGAACGTAACCAGGCTCTGCAGGAAAGAAACCAGGCCCTCGCGGCATTTATGGAGTTGGAGAAGAAATTCTCGGAAGCTATCAGGACTATAGAGATGTTACGATTGAATAAATTGCGGATGAGATCCGCGGAAAACGCCTCGAGAAAATCGAAAAATGAATCAAGAAGCGACGATTTCAGTGCATCTAGCTCCGGTGTCGATGATTTCCTATTTAACTGTAGGGATACAAGGGGCGATAGAGTGCGTGACGTGGAACGTGACGAGAGCGTTTGCAGTCATGAGCGATGTGATTTCTCTTTGCTTCAAGGAATAGTCACGGAAGCCAAAGAAGAGTGTGACTTTTTGTTGAAGAGGTTGGAAATTGTTAAAGGCGAGCGAAACTCTTATCTCAACCGCTTGCACGCTTTGGAAAAAGACAATCAGCGATTGCGAGATTCCGTTTGTGGTAGACATTCAGGTCTCTCCAACAACGGTTTTCTGGACATTTCACTGCGTTTGCAGACAACCTGTCAGGACGAGAGCAGTTCAAAGGAGGCTTTAAAATCGGTGCTTTCTCATTTGAGGTCCAAACG GAAACAAGTAACTCCCTCAAGACTGAACAAGTTTCCAAAGTGCGACCATAGCAACTTAAAGGAAGGAAACATTTTTGAAGGCAGAGGACCTCGTTTTGAGAAATGCCTGTCACCCTCACCTTCAACTTCAGTGGCCAGCAGATTTTCGTCTCCATGGAAACCGCGTCTTTCGAGCGTTTCACCTGAAAATGAGATAGAAAAAATCGATGATGGCAAGGTAAAAGGTGTTACGAAAGGGAATTTAGGAAGCGAAGGGTATCAAAGCACAGAGGAATCATTCGCGTTGCCATCGAGGAGTGATGAAATTTGA
- the LOC141859287 gene encoding tetratricopeptide repeat protein 38-like isoform X3: MSYLHTHWRDLDAWKGEGLPLTTTSNEAAKMYDATVTQHTGWYDEPSVGGIEGSLSKMITADPDFVMGHVLSCGLDLISSGVGIHVDHALKQRMETLESLANKSNVSYREKLHAKAVKQWAEGSTAEACLTWEDILIEHPTDMFAVKMAHDSYFYLGYQAQMRDSIARVLPHWNEKKPLYSYLQGMYAFGLVETGFYSEAEKHALKALQLNPIDCWSTHAEAHVLEMQGRQDDGISFLSKTIDNWTMGAMLACHNYWHWAVYHIEKGEHQAALDIFDEEVGKRCHSGAMLDLVDASSLLYRLQMEGVDVTSRWKELFHLWESHPDDHILVFNDVHMLMCTLGAKNEDATLKLLGSLRDFIRDGSGTNWEISKDVGLAICEAFEQADKGKFDNAVEILKPARYKVVTIGGSNAQTGFSHTTKTLFPTGEPL, encoded by the exons ATGTCATATTTACACACTCATTGGAGAGATCTTGAC GCTTGGAAAGGGGAAGGACTGCCTCTTACAACAACCAGTAATGAGGCAGCAAAAATGTACGATGCTACAGTAACTCAG CACACAGGGTGGTATGATGAGCCCAGTGTTGGTGGCATTGAAGGTTCTTTGTCTAAGATGATCACAGCAGACCCTGATTTTG TTATGGGTCATGTGCTGTCTTGTGGGCTGGACCTGATATCATCTGGTGTAGGTATTCATGTGGATCATGCGCTGAAACAACGAATGGAGACCCTTGAGTCATTAGCTAACAAGAGTAACGTCAGTTATCGAGAGAAGctgcatgcaaaggctgtgAAACAGTGGGCGGAGGG AAGCACTGCTGAAGCCTGTCTTACATGGGAGGATATACTAATAGAACACCCAACGGACATGTTTGCTGTGAAAATGGCTCACGACTCGTACTTCTACTTGGGTTACCAAGCTCAGATGAGAGATTCTATCGCGCGAGTGCTTCCTCATTGGAACGAAAAAAAGCCTCTGTATAG TTATCTTCAAGGAATGTACGCCTTTGGTTTAGTAGAAACAGGATTCTACAGCGAGGCGGAGAAACACGCATTAAAG GCTTTGCAATTGAATCCAATTGACTGCTGGAGCACACATGCCGAAGCGCACGTGTTAGAGATGCAAGGACGTCAAGACGATGGCATTTCATTCTTGAGCAAAACGATCGACAACTGGACG ATGGGCGCCATGTTGGCTTGTCATAATTATTGGCACTGGGCTGTTTACCATATTGAGAAG GGGGAACATCAGGCGGCGCTGGATATTTTTGATGAAGag GTCGGAAAGCGATGCCATTCGGGTGCTATGCTGGATTTAGTGGATGCATCTTCGCTCCTTTACAGACTTCAAATGGAAG gTGTGGATGTAACCAGCCGCTGGAAGGAGCTTTTTCACCTCTGGGAGTCACACCCCGATGATCACATTTTA GTTTTCAATGATGTCCATATGCTAATGTGTACACTGGGCGCCAAGAACGAAGATGCCACGCTGAAACTTTTAGGATCCCTAAGAGACTTTATCAG GGATGGTTCGGGCACAAATTGGGAAATTTCCAAAGATGTTGGACTTGCTATTTGTGAAGCATTCGAACAGGCCGATAAG gGAAAGTTCGATAACGCTGTTGAAATTCTAAAACCTGCTCGCTATAAAGTGGTAACCATAGGCGGAAGTAACGCACAG actGGTTTTTCTCACACGACCAAGACATTATTTCCCACTGGCGAGCCACTTTAG
- the LOC141859287 gene encoding tetratricopeptide repeat protein 38-like isoform X2, translating into MYDATVTQHTGWYDEPSVGGIEGSLSKMITADPDFVMGHVLSCGLDLISSGVGIHVDHALKQRMETLESLANKSNVSYREKLHAKAVKQWAEGSTAEACLTWEDILIEHPTDMFAVKMAHDSYFYLGYQAQMRDSIARVLPHWNEKKPLYSYLQGMYAFGLVETGFYSEAEKHALKALQLNPIDCWSTHAEAHVLEMQGRQDDGISFLSKTIDNWTMGAMLACHNYWHWAVYHIEKGEHQAALDIFDEEVGKRCHSGAMLDLVDASSLLYRLQMEGVDVTSRWKELFHLWESHPDDHILVFNDVHMLMCTLGAKNEDATLKLLGSLRDFIRDGSGTNWEISKDVGLAICEAFEQADKGKFDNAVEILKPARYKVVTIGGSNAQRDVFNLFLIHAALNSPKKQHHQLARSLLTERKAKKNNAPMTDRLMAQALALHAE; encoded by the exons ATGTACGATGCTACAGTAACTCAG CACACAGGGTGGTATGATGAGCCCAGTGTTGGTGGCATTGAAGGTTCTTTGTCTAAGATGATCACAGCAGACCCTGATTTTG TTATGGGTCATGTGCTGTCTTGTGGGCTGGACCTGATATCATCTGGTGTAGGTATTCATGTGGATCATGCGCTGAAACAACGAATGGAGACCCTTGAGTCATTAGCTAACAAGAGTAACGTCAGTTATCGAGAGAAGctgcatgcaaaggctgtgAAACAGTGGGCGGAGGG AAGCACTGCTGAAGCCTGTCTTACATGGGAGGATATACTAATAGAACACCCAACGGACATGTTTGCTGTGAAAATGGCTCACGACTCGTACTTCTACTTGGGTTACCAAGCTCAGATGAGAGATTCTATCGCGCGAGTGCTTCCTCATTGGAACGAAAAAAAGCCTCTGTATAG TTATCTTCAAGGAATGTACGCCTTTGGTTTAGTAGAAACAGGATTCTACAGCGAGGCGGAGAAACACGCATTAAAG GCTTTGCAATTGAATCCAATTGACTGCTGGAGCACACATGCCGAAGCGCACGTGTTAGAGATGCAAGGACGTCAAGACGATGGCATTTCATTCTTGAGCAAAACGATCGACAACTGGACG ATGGGCGCCATGTTGGCTTGTCATAATTATTGGCACTGGGCTGTTTACCATATTGAGAAG GGGGAACATCAGGCGGCGCTGGATATTTTTGATGAAGag GTCGGAAAGCGATGCCATTCGGGTGCTATGCTGGATTTAGTGGATGCATCTTCGCTCCTTTACAGACTTCAAATGGAAG gTGTGGATGTAACCAGCCGCTGGAAGGAGCTTTTTCACCTCTGGGAGTCACACCCCGATGATCACATTTTA GTTTTCAATGATGTCCATATGCTAATGTGTACACTGGGCGCCAAGAACGAAGATGCCACGCTGAAACTTTTAGGATCCCTAAGAGACTTTATCAG GGATGGTTCGGGCACAAATTGGGAAATTTCCAAAGATGTTGGACTTGCTATTTGTGAAGCATTCGAACAGGCCGATAAG gGAAAGTTCGATAACGCTGTTGAAATTCTAAAACCTGCTCGCTATAAAGTGGTAACCATAGGCGGAAGTAACGCACAG CGTGATGTCTTCAACTTGTTTCTTATTCATGCCGCGCTGAATTCACCCAAGAAACAGCATCATCAATTGGCAAG GAGTTTATTGACAgagagaaaagcaaagaagaacAATGCGCCGATGACTGACAGATTAATGGCCCAAGCTTTAGCATTGCATGCCGAGTAG